In Planococcus sp. MB-3u-03, the DNA window GCTACTGTAGAGAAGCGCACAAGCAGCGGCGTTTGTTTGCCTTTGCCTGAAAATACTTTGGCGCGCGTATATTTTTCAACCGGCTCGTCGCCGACAGTTCCATAAGTCTCGAAATAGCCGAATGCCCCGGCGCCACGTGCGTGGACGATGCGTTCAGGTATTTCTTCACGGTCAAAATGAGAGATCTTTTCGATGAAGTTATAGTGTTCAAGAGTAGCCTGCCCGCGATTTCCGATAGTCCGCAAATTCTGGTTGTCTTTTACCGGGTGCCCTTGGCGGTTGGTCAAGGTTTCCTCGTTTTCGCCCTCAGACATTTTGTTCTTAAGCTCTTCATTGTGGTCCTTCATGAGAATCCTCCTTCATTTTAATGCCATCATTTCCCTCTTCCCATAATCGCAAGCAAATAAACCTATTTTTTGCCAACTCCTCCCTTCGATACAGGCCGTTTCTATATAGAAGGCTCTTTTGCCACCCTAAAATCAAACCCGCCTCCCTTGGAATAGACAAATCCCGTCGGATATGGAAAACTAGAATGGAATCGACTTACAGAAAGCAGGGCTGGAAATGAGTGTTACCTTGAAAGAGAAAGGGAGATGGGACCCTTTGAAAGTTTTTTTGAAAGTATCAGCGGCCTATCTTCTCTCCCGGTTTTACCGAAATGCACAAGGCCCTAAAATCGCCCTGGTGGGAGGGAACCTCGGAGAAAAATACGAAGACAATGCTTCCGTTTTCCATAAATACCTGGTGAATAACCACGCAGACCAAGTCACGGCCTATTGGATGTATGATCCATCGACCGACTATGCGAAGAATGGGCGGATTCCAAATGCCGTGCCGCTTGGCAGCTTCCGCAATTATTTGCTGTTCTTCCGCGCCGATTACACATTCCACGGGCACTCCTTGCTTTACGATATCGTGCCATCAGCCGACAAATTCCTGAACTTGAACCGGCGGACGGTCATCACGCACGTCAGCCACGGCATCGAGGGCTTCAAGAAAATCCTCATCCAAAAAGAAGACGTCCCGCTGCTCAAGCGGACGGATTATTTCAATTGCGCATCGCGCTACGAATACGAGCTGAAACGCGACAAATGGAAAATCCCTGAAGAAAAACTCATCATCACCGGATTCCCCCGCTTTGACCGCTATTTGCCGGACCAGCCGCCAAAAGAGATGAAGCGCATTTTGATGATGATGACTTGGCGGGAATGGCTGTTTGACCTGTCGAGAGAAGAATTTCTCGACAGCAATTACTTCCGCAGCACGATCGGCTTATTGGAGCACGAAGGGATACGCGAACTCCTGAAATCCAACGGCATCCACCTTCAAATCGCACTCCACCCATTCATGAAGCGCTTTGAAGAACATTTCTTCCCGCTTGCCGACCAGGATTACGGCATCGAATTCCTGGATTTCAACCACACTTCCATCGAACGCTCGATTGAAGAAAACGATATGCTTCTGACGGATATCACCAGTGTTTCCTGGGACTTCCTGTATTTGAATAAGCCGATCATTTTCTTCATGTTCGACCAGCAGGAATACACGGAAAAACGCGGTTCCTACCTCGACCTCGACAAAGACCTTTACGGTTATAAATCCCAGACTGTAGAAGACGTCTATCGCACGCTTTCCTATATGCTCGAAAACAATATCACCCATAACGAGTGGTACGGGAAAGCCGAGGAGTATATCGATTATTTCGACCAGGACAATTGCAAACGCCTGGCACAACGCGTCATGAACGTATAAATGTTTCACGTGAAACTTTATAATGAGACAAGAAAACCGGCAAGCTTGGAGTGAATCCAGGCTTGCCGGTTTTCTTTCGTTATAAAAATGAATAATCATGAATAAG includes these proteins:
- a CDS encoding CDP-glycerol glycerophosphotransferase family protein, translated to MKVFLKVSAAYLLSRFYRNAQGPKIALVGGNLGEKYEDNASVFHKYLVNNHADQVTAYWMYDPSTDYAKNGRIPNAVPLGSFRNYLLFFRADYTFHGHSLLYDIVPSADKFLNLNRRTVITHVSHGIEGFKKILIQKEDVPLLKRTDYFNCASRYEYELKRDKWKIPEEKLIITGFPRFDRYLPDQPPKEMKRILMMMTWREWLFDLSREEFLDSNYFRSTIGLLEHEGIRELLKSNGIHLQIALHPFMKRFEEHFFPLADQDYGIEFLDFNHTSIERSIEENDMLLTDITSVSWDFLYLNKPIIFFMFDQQEYTEKRGSYLDLDKDLYGYKSQTVEDVYRTLSYMLENNITHNEWYGKAEEYIDYFDQDNCKRLAQRVMNV